In Colias croceus chromosome 19, ilColCroc2.1, the following are encoded in one genomic region:
- the LOC123700475 gene encoding trichoplein keratin filament-binding protein has protein sequence MLRPKPQWQLQALAAQKRDNELRRAEELKKVANYFEKNTNKSRHHEQWTTEGYYEKAKREAELLSERKIRAAQLEERRKKLELMLFQENMQYQQELKALAAQPKFFKNGSYLNKVPTSTLQEINQGIMEKEEQLRKQEAELKLYHAWRLRQPELRAASSYMANGKLKSAWLEQIVEKEVQKKKDDEETRKILQERDEALQKQIQLEEQRLREKELQMRELRSGLEEQIAELSEKETAVKKLRTFEEKERMILDELQFISNEREREHLKLVAERDTSIINMGLHKFKLKKKVLSVLNEISLDLKMLERIRRAVIKDMEADKEKSKNHKRVLDAALHELEEHRERERQRQKNIETMYDGEARQLNEKQDKLWAKEREARSKLMQEVIATLKRQIEEKIEYNIQQQRENVLEREQILGQMDNFHQEVRARERETQLKNTSYSTITTLQSQLNSLKLQKEQMDAVASREQELREAALNERRIRAEIARTQREGNTQAWA, from the exons aTGTTGCGTCCAAAACCACAGTGGCAGTTGCAAGCTCTAGCAGCCCAAAAGCGGGACAATGAACTTCGTCGTGCTGAAGAATTAAAGAAGGTTGCCAACTATTTTGAGAAGAACACTAACAAATCAAGACACCACGAACAGTGGACAACTGAAGGATACTACGAAAAGGCAAAACGAGAAGCTGAACTTTTGAGCGAAAGAAAGATAAGAGCAGC gcAATTGGAAGAAAGACGCAAGAAACTTGAATTAATGTTGTTCCAAGAAAATATGCAATATCAGCAGGAGTTGAAAGCTTTAGCCGCACAACCAAAGTTCTTTAAAAATGG TTCCTACCTCAACAAAGTACCAACATCAACTCTGCAAGAAATAAATCAAGGTATAATGGAAAAAGAGGAACAACTCAGGAAGCAAGAAGcagaattaaaattgtatcatGCCTGGCGGTTGAGGCAACCAGAGTTGAGAGCCGCTTCATCTTATATGGCTAATGGAAAACTGAAGTCAGCTTg GCTTGAACAAATAGTGGAAAAAGAGGTACAAAAGAAAAAGGATGATGAGGAAACTCGAAAGATACTGCAAGAGAGAGATGAAGCTTTGCAGAAGCAAATACAATTAGAAGAGCAAAGACTTAGAGAGAAAGAGCTGCAAATGAGG GAGCTTAGAAGTGGTCTTGAAGAACAAATAGCGGAATTGAGTGAGAAAGAGACAGCTGTAAAGAAATTGCGAACTTTTGAAGAGAAAGAAAGAATGATTCTCGACGAACTGCAGTTTATATCGAATGAAAGAGAAAGAGAACATTTAAAGCTTGTTGCAGAAAGAGACACAAGTATTATCAACATGGGTCTACATAAATTTAAGCTTAAGAAAAAAGTGTTATCCGTTTTGAACGAAATAAGTTtggatttaaaaatgttagagAGAATTAGGAGAGCTGTTATtaag gATATGGAAGCAGACAAAGAGAAATCTAAAAATCACAAGCGTGTCTTAGATGCGGCCTTACATGAGTTAGAAGAGCACAGGGAGAGGGAGCGACAAAGACAAAAGAACATTGAAACCATGTATGACGGAGAAGCAAGGCAACTTAACGAAAAACAAGATAAG TTGTGGGCCAAAGAACGAGAAGCTCGAAGTAAATTAATGCAGGAAGTGATAGCGACTTTAAAACGGCAAATAGAAGAAAAGATAGAATATAACATACAGCAACAGAGAGAAAATGTATTAGAACGGGAGCAGATATTGGGCCAAATGGACAATTTCCATCAAGAAGTGAGAGCAAGAGAGAGGGAAACACAG ttAAAGAATACATCATATTCCACAATTACGACGCTCCAGTCGCAACTAAACAGTCTCAAACTACAAAAAGAGCAAATGGACGCCGTAGCGAGTAGAGAACAAGAGTTGAGAGAAGCGGCACTTAACGAAAGGAGAATTAGAGCGGAGATCGCTAGGACACAACGCGAAGGAAATACTCAAGCTTGGGCATGA
- the LOC123700416 gene encoding uncharacterized protein LOC123700416, producing MLNDSTSSNVNYLSFSSEDLGSEDSFHSTSSFTPLNNLLSNCFSNDSKIFNAVHINAQSVPAHFPDMLATFDSVNMHALLISESWFKPCLPSSCYSLPGYNLIRNDRIGKAGGGVAIYLRSHLTYKIISLSPQPPPSDAAEHLIIEVTLRHTKLLLGVFYSPSLSVNYFHSFESILDQLIPIYEHSLIMGDFNTCIVKNDSRAKTLKTIIESANLHLLPLNPTHTLPNCTPSLLDLIIVSSPNLVLQHGQYAANAFSHHDLIYISYNIRPPKHKPKISLRRNFAGVDVDRLCRDAQDIDWSIIYSQDNVDTMVELFSSLVTDLYDKHAPLRPVKLKHLPAPWLTDDLKSLLQQKSRAKTKLKLKCNDANREKYTKIRNRCNTCCRDAQRRHIHSSVENGDPAKVWKFLKTLGVGCKDPKADFKNFNIELLNQFFAGTPHFDNTTKVMTINTLSSIPTPNFPPFCLNQFTSSDVKKNIMSLSSNASGFRPGHGTTTALTKVTDDIRFGMDNKQLTLLTLLDFSNAFSSVDFDVLSTLAELPNAIQTMNNDLNSVVEWSNQFGLKVNPLKTQVIIVGSPSLIAKVDWVSLPAVHLCGTQLPYSKIVKDLGIYIDQTLSWDPQLKEFVRFNYGTLSPQMSEVLKI from the exons ATGTTGAACGATAGCACATCTAGTAATGTTAATTATCTCTCTTTCTCCTCTGAAGATCTTGGTAGTGAGGACAGCTTCCACAGTACTTCCTCCTTTACTCCTCTAAACAATCTCCTATCAAACTGTTTCTCTAATGattccaaaatatttaatgcgGTTCATATCAATGCGCAAAGTGTCCCAGCACATTTTCCTGATATGTTAGCAACTTTTGATTCCGTCAACATGCACGCTTTACTTATATCCGAGTCTTGGTTCAAACCTTGTCTTCCTTCCTCCTGCTATTCCCTTCCTGGTTATAACCTGATACGAAATGATCGGATCGGCAAGGCTGGTGGCGGTGTCGCGATTTATTTAAGGTCCCATCTcacttacaaaattataagcCTCTCCCCCCAGCCTCCACCCTCCGATGCTGCCGAACATCTTATCATTGAAGTTACCTTACGCCACACCAAGCTCCTGCTTGGTGTGTTCTATAGCCCCTCCCTTTCCGTTAACTACTTTCACTCCTTTGAATCCATCCTTGATCAACTAATTCCTATTTATGAACACTCCCTAATTATGGGTGACTTTAACACCTGCATCGTCAAAAACGATTCCCGAGCCAAGACTCTTAAAACTATTATTGAGTCAGCGAATTTACACCTTCTTCCTCTTAATCCAACTCATACTTTACCTAACTGCACTCCTTCACTTCTTGACCTCATTATTGTCTCCTCTCCTAACCTTGTCCTTCAGCATGGTCAATATGCTGCCAATGCCTTTTCCCATCATGACCTCATCTATATCTCCTATAATATCCGTCCTCCTAAACACAAACCCAAGATCTCCTTGCGACGCAACTTTGCCGGAGTGGATGTTGATCGCTTGTGTCGTGATGCTCAAGATATCGACTGGTCTATCATTTATTCTCAGGACAATGTTGATACTATGGTTGAACTATTCTCATCACTTGTTACCGATCTGTACGACAAGCATGCGCCACTTAGACCGGTAAAGCTAAAACACCTTCCAGCGCCTTGGTTAACGGATGATCTGAAATCACTTTTGCAACAGAAGTCTAGAGCCAAAACCAAACTCAAACTAAAATGTAACGACGCCAACAGGGAGAAGTACACTAAGATTCGGAATCGTTGTAATACTTGTTGTAGAGATGCACAAAGACGCCACATTCACTCGTCGGTCGAGAACGGCGACCCTGCTAAAGTTTGGAAGTTCTTAAAAACCTTAGGAGTTGGCTGTAAAGATCCCAAAgctgatttcaaaaattttaatattgaattactCAACCAATTTTTTGCTGGAACTCCTCATTTTGATAACACTACTAAAGTTATGACTATTAACACTCTTTCTTCTATTCCAACTCCTAATTTTCCTCCGTTCTGTCTGAATCAATTTACTAGCAGTGATGTTAAGAAGAATATCATGTCTTTGTCATCTAATGCT TCCGGCTTCCGTCCTGGTCATGGTACGACTACTGCTCTCACTAAAGTCACTGATGACATTAGATTTGGCATGGACAACAAGCAGCTCACATTGCTTACGTTACTGGATTTTAGTAACGCCTTCAGTTCCGTTGACTTCGATGTCCTT TCAACTCTTGCTGAGTTGCCGAACGCTATTCAAACAATGAATAATGACTTGAACTCTGTCGTTGAGTGGAGCAACCAGTTCGGATTGAAAGTCAATCCACTAAAAACGCAAGTCATCATTGTTGGTAGCCCATCGCTAATCGCGAAGGTTGACTGGGTTTCGCTTCCTGCAGTTCATTTGTGTGGCACTCAACTCCCCTACAGTAAAATCGTCAAGGATCTCGGCATATACATTGACCAAACACTGTCTTGGGATCCTCAATTGAAAGAA